The sequence AAACCAATCTATGGCATGTGGCAATTTTTTTGTTAGATTGATAGGTTCATAATTAGATGTAGTGTCATAGATGGTATGAGTTTCTCAGCAGGAGTGTACATAAGATAGGTTTGTTATATAGTAACACCCGTTTGAGCGCACCCAATGGCTTTAAAAATAGAAGAGGGAGTGATGATGAATGGGAAACCAAAGATACTTGATTGTATGTAACTATTATCACTGCTAACAAATACATACCTCCAAAAGGCTTGCATAAGGTTTGGATAGATGGGTTCTCTAAGCAAGGCGATATAGCTGGTCCATCCTTGAACATGAATATTAAGAAAGAAGTAATTGTTTGAACTAATTAGATTTGAACactgttggataaataaatccagcgtcacccttagggattcgaatgggcttaacatcccaacccatgaCGCCTAGaaagagcttacaaacctcgctttaggtgcagcccctgagggctcatactataaggaaataaagttgcgccctcactaacagcaattgcttttagcgcagtggtaagcgcttgatcctacaagtggtatcagagcatggtcatgggttcgaatccccccggctgacactgggggggagattgttggataaataaatccagcgtcacccttagggattcgaatgggcttaacatcccaacccatggcgcctagaaagagcttacaaacctcgctttaggtgcagcccctgagggctcatactataaggaaataaagttgcgccctcactaacagcaattgcttttagcgcagtggtaagcgcttgatcctacaaACACTTTTCATTATTGACTTCTAAAAGATCATCATCTCCACAGAAGGTTTTTGATGGCATGATGAAAGAAGAAGGAAAGTTAAAGAGTTAAGAAACAAGAGACTGAGGAAGGATGAAGAATGAAAGTGAATCAAAGAGTACAAATATATAGGAGTGGAGAAAACGTAAATGACAATATAAATGATCTTGTCACGTAACAGATCACCCTTGAGACTCTCAAAATAGTTAAGACAGAACTTGGAACGAGATAGAACAAAAAGAAACCATCATTTCCAAGACAATTAATTGTCAGGGAAATAAATGCAATGAGACAAAAGAAACAAGAAAGTGGAAGGTCGTGCTTAACCATATTTAATCTCAATTAAAGCTTGTCTCAGCAATTCCATAAATAAACATGATAGGGTAGAAACATAAAGATTTTAACTAttatcaaaatcttttcccactgcTCGaggttttttttcaaataatgtgTTATGATATATGACATAAGTCTAGATAAAATCCATTTATTTGAAGAACCATGAGTTATTGTTCTCGAAGTCACGAATACCAACAGGTTTCTAACTAGAGATATTTTTGACTAAGACATCTTCTACCTTGTAGAAGTATCTTTGACAAAATAACAAGCTTGCATAAGATCAAAATCTTATTTTTCTCATAAGCATATAACACATAAAAGAGATTTATTCTGGACAAAATTACATTTTCAGATGTTTCAGAATGAATAGAAATCTATCTTCAGCTAAGGGTTTTGTGAATATGtcatcagcccattgatggtctgtatttATACATTTTAAAATAAGAGTCTCTTTCTGAACATAAtctctaataaaatgatgtttgatttctatgtgtttagctcttgagtgtaaaataggattcttacttAAGCAAATAGTAGCAGTATTATCAAAAAAGATAAGAATGTTACTCTTGTATATCTGaaaatcttcaagttgactcttcatctAAAGCATCTGAGTACTGCACATTGATGCTGATATATTTATACTGCTttagcagtagataatgcaataGTTGATTGTCTTTTGCTTGATCATGAGATGAGATTTTCACCCAGAAACTTACGGTTTTCAGAAGTGCTTTTGCGTTCAATTCTATCTCCTGCATAGTCTGCGTCACAGAGACCTAATAGCTTGTATTATAATGTTTTCTTATACATCAAGTCAAGGTTAGTTGTTTCTTTCAGATATCTTAGGATTCTCTTAATAGCTGTTAAGTGAGTTTCCCTTGGATCTGATTGAAAACGTACACACAtacatacactgaataaaatatctgGACGAGAAGCAATCAAATACAAAAGAGAGTCTATCATACCACGATAGAGCTTCTGAAAAAGCTTTGTGCTTACctcttctttttaaaaaaaatattattttaattaaaaatactgttcatcgtataaatacggtgaacagtgtataCGATGTATGTATTAGGCGTAAAAAAAGTGTACACATAACAAtgcttttttatatatatatatatatatatatatatatatatatatatatatatatatatatatatatatatatatatatatatatatatatatatatatatatatatatatatatatatatatatatatatatatatatatatatatatatatatatatatatatatatatatcccggGGTGATAAGTAGGGGATAGAAATATAAGAAacatttaagaaaagaaaattcaCAAAGACATTGAATATAAAAAACTACATGAAAATAGTAATATGCGAAGTACGTGCATCGTGGTGGCACGTACACAACCCTTGGAAGGTCAAGGTTAGAGCAGCACTAGCTTTAACTTATATATGATAAAAACACAACCGATTTTCCCGGGAAACGCATAAACATGCACCTTTTGTCCAAAACTTGATTATTTTCATTTGGAAGAAGTTAGAACAACAACAcctttttgttcttcttcttcccctttccaattctaattccaattcatttcattttcttatccattcattcattcattcattcttgCATTCACAAACAGGTCACAGGTAATCAATCACTATATGATATCCTTGGTTTGTGTTATTTTCTTTCTATATCGAtcctttttattttccttgtagGTTTTCATATGCTACAAATGTTTTGTTCTTGGTTGCATGTGATTTGTCTAGAATGCAATTTCTCCATCTTTTACATTATTTTTTCATAGCAAATGATAATTGATTAGTTTTTCTTTATAAATTAGGGACTTTTGTGCTGTCAAATTCTCTCATAGAAAGATTCAGGTTCAGAAAACTACTTGCTGCTGTTCTCGACGCTCTCATATAAGAGGTAATATATACCTGTGAAGATGGACATTAGAAATACGACAATGACACGTCGACATTaacaataatttgaaaaaatgaataagacATTATTTAGAGGTGTCGGTGCTATAAAGATAGATGCACtgaacttttaagatttttgatgaaaatgtagtatcaatatattttttaattctttagcTAGTTGTTACAACATTTTCAAGTCATTTTCTACATTTTCCTAATACAAACTTTATGGTAAAATTTTCGAGTCTTGCAACATATTCAAGTTATTAATCGAATATTGTTCAATTTTAATGTGTTTGTTTAGGGTAGTGATTCGACTAGACAACTTTGAGCTATGTTGTGCTGTGGAGGTGCAGAAGAGGATTTTAACGGTTTAGCTGCAAACCATTATAGTGCAGCAGCTATCGGGGCTAACGCTTACGGTGCTGGTGGTGGTGGAGGAGGTAATTGATCTTTGATATAATAGATAATAATCGCGATCAAATGCCTTGTACTATACTAGGATAATCGCGATCAAATATCGGCTGGGAACCTTCTTTTGATGTAAAGTAATTTACTATCTTGGAATGCAGGTGGTGATAGAGGAGAGCCAAGGAGCAATATTGTGAAGAGTGGTGGTCCTCAAAAAGCATTAGAAATTGAGATACCTGAATTTAAGTTGAACGAGTTAAAGCGGTTAACAGAGAACTTTGGAACAAAAGCACTCATTGGGGAAGGTTCCTATGGGAGGGTTTTCCGTGCAAAGATGAGCGACGGTGTTGAGGCTGCAATCAAAAAGTTGGATACTAGTTCTACACCGGAAGTTGACTCCGATTTTGAATCACAGGTAGTTTTTTCTTATATTTGAGATTGTCAATTTATCAAAGAAATGTTTAGTCTAGGTGGTTTGGATTCTCACCGTCTGAATTATACAGTTAGCAATTGTTTCAAGATTGAAGAATGAACATTTTGTCGCGTTGATGGGATATTGTCTCGAGGCGAATAACAGAATTTTGGTTTATGAATATGCAAGTCTTGGTTCTTTGCACGACACATTACACGGTATGCTTAACGATATAACTAACTTCCGATATTTAGAGACATAGCTAGTATTAAGAAAATAGATTCGTGCCAAATTTTGAGCTTGTGCGGTAGCCCGCTTTGCTTGTTATCAAAAACAGTCCTGACTACTACGGTTTTGTTGTTGCAGGAAGGAAAGGAGTTCAAGGGGCAGAACCTGGTCCAGTTTTAAATTGGAACGAGAGAGTAAAAATTGCGTTTGGTGCAGCAAAAGGACTTGAGTTTCTTCATGAGAAAGTTCAACCTTCAATAGTACATAGAGATGTTAGATCCAGCAATGTCTTGTTATTCAATGATTATGAGGCTAAGGTTGCAGATTTCAACTTGACAAATCAGTCTTCCGACACCGCAGCCCGGCTACATTCAACAAGAGTTTTGGGAACATTTGGCTATCACGCTCCAGAGTATGTATTCTCGAACTCTACCTCACTCTTAATTTGTTAGTAGACATAGTCATGCAATCTCGGCCATCAGATTGAGATCAGACAACTCATGTTTCAACATATGTAACCAACTTTAAAATTTAATCTCAAATGTAAGTTGTCTAATCGAGATCGAATGACCAAAGATTGCGTGATGTCATTTGTGtcaaatttaacaatttgcacATGCTATGACACAACAAAGTCGCTATTTGACAACATTTTGTACGAGATAGTTTAATGGTTATCGAAATGATTACTTTCGTTTTCAGATACGCCATGACAGGACAAATAACCCAAAAAAGCGATGTATACAGTTTCGGTGTTGTGCTTTTAGAACTCTTAACAGGAAGAAAGCCAGTGGATCATACAATGCCTAAAGGGCAACAAAGTCTTGTAACTTGGGTATGTCTATTGGGTTAAATTTTCATTATTGTATACTCTTGCTTTCTGATATGATTTCTGATTATTACTATAGGCGACTCCAAGACTAAGTGAAGACAAAGTGAAACAATGTGTTGATCCTAAACTAAACAACGAGTATCCGCCAAAAGCAATCGCTAAGGTTGGTTTCTTTATTTCTCTTCGATTTATCGTCGACGAGAGTGTTTTGTAATCGGTGTTTGATGTGGATATGTAGTTGGCAGCAGTTGCAGCACTTTGTGTTCAATATGAAGCAGATTTCAGGCCAAACATGACAATTGTTGTTAAAGCTCTTCAGCCACTTCTCAATTCGAAACCGGCTGGACCTAACACTAATGCTTGACATAGTGACCAAGTTTTTGTGGAATTAATTTGTAACACAATGAATTTGTTCCTAATTTTTTTGTTCTAGATATTGTACTAAACCAAGTTGATTCAGGATTCTTGATCTACTGTTTAACTGGAAAAATATTGTGTGCATAATGTATGAAGTAGATCataatttttgtatttaaaaaatgaaaaagtcaaAGGTATATAATATAAGCAAAAGAGAAATCAAAATTGTTAGATAAATCTTTAGTATGGATAATGTTGTTTATAGTAATATTGTTTAGTTTGTAACATGTTATCTACCATTAATTAAGTTTAACACGTGAGTTTCGCTTATAAGCAAATTTTGCTTAGATTATTGAACACTACTACATTTTTGGCCTACGGCCATACTAAAATTTTCCACAGTTCTGGAACTGTGGCCAAACACACGCTTTTGCCATGGTTTTCAAATCATAGAAATATGTTTGAAAATATTGAATTGGAGTGTGAAACTGTGGCCTTTACCTCAGTTGTCACGGTTATGTAACAgtagatattttaagccgcaaTCAAAAAATCGTGGCCttataattttcataattttcagTTCAAACTGTGGCCAAAGCCCAAAAAAAAACCCCTCCAAAAagttccctctttttttttttttttcgtttccctctgtatctttttattttcttttctatttttttttaattaaaaaaataaaacaaattgaaaGAACTACCCTAATACTCCATCTATCTCGTTGCGCCAcagaaatagaaaagaaaagaaaagacgaGACCCTCCATCTCCATCTCCATCTCCGCTGATGCTGCCACTGCTGCCACCTCCATCTCCGCTTACAGGTTAGTTCATCACCTTCATCTCTACTTCACCTTCATCTCTACTTCACCTTCATCTCTGCTTCAAGATTTCACCGAAACCCTAGTTTATGCTTCAAGGTCGAACCCTAACTTTCATCCCAAATCTTCCCAAATCTTCATCCCAGATTTCACCGAACCAaacaaacaaacacaatcacaggTAGCAGCGAACGAAAAAACACAAGATTTCCACAGCTCAAAAACCCACAACCCGCAATGATCTTTCCCTCTACATGTGAGAATCTTTGATTTGTTTTTCTTGTTCTTCGTTGTTTGGATCTACAATATTTGCAAGTTTCGTTCTTTTGCACTATCATGGGTCAATTCCCAATTCTCTTGTTTGGGAATTACACAATGAAAAGTAGCTTTTTGGTTATAATCTTGAGTACCCTTTTGTTGATTTAGGGTGTTTTGGCTGAAAAGGTTCAATTTTGTGCAGCTTTTGCAGAGATTTTTGTTGGGGTGGTGAAGTTTTTTCAATTGGTGGAGCTTTCGGTTCGTGCCAATTTGAAGGTGATTTGTTGGGTTTCTTGTGGGGTTGATAGTTTTTTCACTTTCAGGTGGGTTTTTGTCACTGTTTTGATTTCTGTTGAAGTTGAAAGTTTCTAGGGCTTTGAATGTTTTCTTAATTGTTATTAATGTGATGATGATTGAGTGGGTTTTTTATGGTCTGTTTTTTTTTAGTTTGGGGGTTTTGTTCTGAGACACTTTTTGAAAAGCTGTTAATTTTTTTTGAACGTTGGATTTGAATATATTTGATAGTCTTGAAGATAAAAATTGAAATGGGATTGGAAAAAATTGATAGGCACTCTGAAACTCTGAAACTCACTGTTGTGTGTAATGAAGTTCATGTTATATCCCTATGAATTTGAGGTTTATAAGCAGAATGAAAAGTGATTACAATTCAGATCATATAAAGGAGCCACAGTGTGAATGATTCTGTATGTATAAATTGGTGTTGGTCATGTGTGTTTTGATGTTTTTAGTTCACTTGTGCTTATTCAAAGTCTATGTGTGTTTTAGTTGTACTGGTGTGTTTTCATTTATTCTTAGTTGTTTCAATTTGATTTATCAACTGTATTATTTGGATGAAGATTTGATGTGCAATGTCTAGAATGAATTTTGTGATCtatgattttttgttgttgttgaagatttCAATTTATTGAAATATGGAAAAACAAAATGAAGTGAATGAATACTGTGGTATGCTACTATTCTTAGAAAAAACTTAGGCACTTAATTGGTCAAAAATTGCATGTATGTGGAGGAGATTTATTGATCATAACTCTCATCACTTTCCTTAATTAGCTATTATGGATAATTTCTTATCGACTAATTATTATAGAGAAATTTAAATTTGATGTTATGGCTGAAATCAGTGGAACAAAACTGTATTCACTAAAAGTAAATATggtcaaaatttatttttctacCTATCAAATGTGATTTTACTAAAAATGTAGATGTTCTGTAAATTTGAATGAAGGTTAATTTAATCTCTAAGTATATCACTTCAATTAGGAGTAATTAAGATAAGATTAGGTTAGATTGAATAACTTTAGTGTAAACAATATTGAAACAAattacatattaatttttttagataaatGCTAATATCCCAATTCATTGTGCATGTTAGATGGTTAGGTTTTAGGTATTGATCATAACTAGTTtgccttatttatattttatgtgTGGAGTGTTGATCAAAGATAGTTTTAAAGATAAAAGTTTTAAGTATTATGAGTTTGAGAAATATGCTAGGCGATCTAACAAATGGCCTAGCAATTCAAGTGAGGGAGCTTGGAATTTTTTAAGAGTATATTTGCTAGGCAAGCATGTGCATCGCCTAGGGAATTATGGAGGATAGGGAATTATGGAGGATATGGACTAGAAAATACTTAACCATTATAGGCTCTGTTTTCATTTTTGAacattggcaggtacaaaacttgTAATATACATACTGGTTCTGTTTTTCACTATTAGATACAGAAGA comes from Vicia villosa cultivar HV-30 ecotype Madison, WI unplaced genomic scaffold, Vvil1.0 ctg.000434F_1_1, whole genome shotgun sequence and encodes:
- the LOC131628216 gene encoding probable protein kinase At2g41970, whose translation is MLCCGGAEEDFNGLAANHYSAAAIGANAYGAGGGGGGGDRGEPRSNIVKSGGPQKALEIEIPEFKLNELKRLTENFGTKALIGEGSYGRVFRAKMSDGVEAAIKKLDTSSTPEVDSDFESQLAIVSRLKNEHFVALMGYCLEANNRILVYEYASLGSLHDTLHGRKGVQGAEPGPVLNWNERVKIAFGAAKGLEFLHEKVQPSIVHRDVRSSNVLLFNDYEAKVADFNLTNQSSDTAARLHSTRVLGTFGYHAPEYAMTGQITQKSDVYSFGVVLLELLTGRKPVDHTMPKGQQSLVTWATPRLSEDKVKQCVDPKLNNEYPPKAIAKLAAVAALCVQYEADFRPNMTIVVKALQPLLNSKPAGPNTNA